The Persephonella sp. genome includes a region encoding these proteins:
- a CDS encoding NADH-quinone oxidoreductase subunit M, whose protein sequence is MTVEFVNATFPIITVSIVIPLIAAGLLFFLHEKHAKPVSIITSIIVFILSTYMLFAYDYSSYKIQFYEKYTWIPYLGVSYEVGVDALSLTMVWLTALCFVAAFVWSTNIQKRIKEYFISFLVLEAACIGVFVSWDLVWFYIFWEAMLIPMFLIIGVWGYAERIYAATKFFIYTFFGSLFLLLGVIGMYIYQYMEKGILSTSYFDLVTLGLPFRLEVIFFLLLALGFAIKVPMWPFHTWLPAAHVQAPTAGSVILAAVLLKMGTYGFVRFSLPWFPEASKYFMPVMFTLGVIAVIYTAMMALAQTHIKRLIAYSSVSHMGFVTIGTFALNMNGLNGAIITMISHGFTSAALFLAAGYIYERVHSYEIKDLGGLARFMPVFATLFMISAMASAGLPGLSGFVGEFLVLLGTFDVSKLTAVLAGISLIVGAGYTLWLYHKAMFKEGELPSSKIEKWEKLRDMNAPEFLSFIPLVVLMFVIGLYPAWWVRLLEKTSAAILSKFIGG, encoded by the coding sequence ATGACAGTAGAGTTTGTTAATGCCACATTTCCGATAATAACAGTCTCAATAGTAATACCTCTTATTGCTGCTGGTTTATTGTTTTTCCTTCATGAAAAACATGCAAAACCTGTCAGTATAATCACATCTATTATAGTTTTTATACTCTCCACATATATGCTTTTTGCTTATGATTACTCAAGTTATAAAATCCAGTTTTATGAAAAATACACATGGATACCTTATCTTGGAGTAAGCTACGAAGTTGGTGTTGATGCCCTTTCGTTAACTATGGTATGGCTTACAGCCTTATGTTTTGTTGCTGCTTTTGTCTGGAGTACAAACATACAGAAAAGGATAAAGGAGTATTTTATATCTTTTCTTGTTCTTGAGGCTGCTTGTATAGGTGTGTTTGTTTCGTGGGATCTTGTCTGGTTCTACATATTCTGGGAAGCGATGCTAATTCCAATGTTTCTAATAATAGGAGTATGGGGATACGCTGAGAGAATTTATGCTGCTACTAAATTCTTTATTTATACATTCTTTGGTTCCCTTTTCCTTCTTCTTGGTGTTATAGGTATGTATATCTACCAGTATATGGAGAAGGGTATACTCTCTACAAGTTATTTTGATCTTGTGACTCTGGGTCTTCCTTTCAGGCTTGAAGTTATATTCTTCCTGCTTCTTGCTCTTGGTTTTGCGATTAAAGTTCCCATGTGGCCGTTCCACACGTGGCTTCCTGCCGCACACGTTCAGGCACCAACAGCCGGTTCTGTAATACTTGCTGCTGTTCTTCTAAAAATGGGAACTTATGGATTTGTTAGGTTTTCACTTCCCTGGTTCCCTGAGGCGTCAAAATATTTTATGCCTGTGATGTTTACCCTTGGTGTTATAGCTGTTATTTATACTGCTATGATGGCTCTTGCACAAACACACATAAAAAGGCTTATAGCGTATTCATCGGTATCCCATATGGGTTTTGTAACGATCGGAACATTCGCACTTAACATGAATGGATTGAACGGTGCGATAATAACAATGATTTCCCACGGTTTTACTTCTGCTGCATTATTCCTTGCTGCAGGTTATATATATGAGAGAGTTCACTCCTATGAGATTAAAGATCTGGGAGGACTTGCCAGATTTATGCCTGTTTTTGCAACCCTTTTTATGATATCGGCTATGGCTTCTGCCGGTCTTCCAGGGTTGTCAGGATTTGTTGGTGAGTTTCTGGTTCTTCTGGGAACATTTGATGTAAGTAAACTAACCGCTGTTCTTGCTGGTATAAGTCTTATAGTAGGAGCAGGTTATACATTGTGGCTTTACCACAAAGCTATGTTTAAAGAGGGGGAACTTCCATCTTCAAAAATTGAAAAGTGGGAAAAATTAAGGGACATGAACGCCCCTGAATTTTTATCATTTATACCTCTTGTTGTTCTTATGTTTGTTATAGGTCTTTATCCTGCGTGGTGGGTTAGGTTGCTTGAAAAAACATCAGCAGCTATTCTTTCTAAGTTCATAGGAGGCTAA
- the nuoL gene encoding NADH-quinone oxidoreductase subunit L — MEYLWIIPFSPLIAFIIIGLFGYKFLREPLSGIIAVVAVAISAVVSVIGFIKVAATGEHYNLKLFTWLPLGDYEISVSILWDPLSALMTCVVTVISTFIFIFATGYMRNEPSYPRFFAYLSLFVFMMLMLTLSDNLVQLFFGWEGVGLASYLLIGFYHHKNSAADAAFESFITNRVGDWLFLTGLLLAFVTFGTLDYIDIFNKIPEAEYWVITAIALLLFGGAVGKSAQLGLHIWLPNAMEGPTPVSALIHAATMVAAGVYMVARLMPVFAASDIALDVVLFVGTASAFIAATMGLVQNDIKRIIAYSTMSQLGYMFAAEGLGLFGEGMFHLASHAVFKALLFLAAGSVLIGIHHILNVQKMGQLRKYMPITAVTFLIGALALAGIPPFAGFFSKDPIIEGAYEISKLAWFFLWAGALLTAFYIFRLYFLVFENGDRLDPHVKEHVHESPPTMTIPLIVLASGAVVLGFFKEFFGNFLKPSLDPAQMGFLSEEAKKVVEDGLSRADHVHIADDALHFMVHSLTSPIGILALVTAILGIFAAWVIYQLKKIDAREIARTFKPLYLLFYNRWYFDFIYYAAFVYGYYKFSKILWFIGDKIIIDGIVDGSAKVSLATGSGLRLFQSGRIGAYVTQMAIGILIFLGIFLLFV; from the coding sequence ATGGAGTATTTATGGATTATACCTTTTTCACCTCTGATAGCTTTTATAATCATAGGGTTGTTCGGATATAAATTTTTGAGGGAACCTTTATCAGGAATTATAGCTGTTGTTGCTGTGGCTATCTCTGCTGTTGTATCTGTCATTGGTTTTATAAAAGTGGCGGCAACAGGTGAGCACTATAACCTTAAACTTTTTACATGGTTGCCTCTTGGTGATTACGAAATCTCTGTCAGTATTCTTTGGGATCCTTTATCTGCACTTATGACCTGTGTTGTTACCGTTATATCAACATTTATTTTTATATTTGCCACAGGATATATGAGAAATGAGCCCTCCTATCCAAGATTTTTTGCTTACCTTTCTCTGTTTGTTTTTATGATGCTAATGCTTACTCTATCTGATAACCTTGTTCAGCTTTTCTTTGGTTGGGAAGGTGTAGGTCTTGCTTCATATCTGCTTATCGGTTTTTACCACCACAAAAATTCTGCAGCAGATGCAGCTTTTGAGTCTTTTATAACTAACAGGGTAGGTGACTGGCTGTTTTTAACAGGTCTTTTGCTTGCTTTTGTAACATTTGGAACCCTTGATTACATAGATATATTTAATAAAATCCCTGAAGCCGAATACTGGGTAATAACCGCTATAGCTTTACTTCTTTTTGGGGGAGCTGTGGGTAAATCTGCACAGCTTGGACTCCATATATGGCTTCCAAACGCTATGGAAGGTCCAACCCCTGTTTCTGCACTGATCCACGCTGCCACAATGGTTGCTGCCGGGGTTTATATGGTAGCCAGGCTTATGCCTGTGTTTGCGGCTTCAGATATAGCCCTTGATGTTGTTCTGTTTGTTGGAACAGCGTCTGCATTTATAGCAGCAACAATGGGTCTCGTTCAGAATGATATAAAGAGGATAATAGCCTATTCAACTATGTCACAGCTTGGCTATATGTTTGCAGCTGAAGGTCTCGGTCTTTTTGGTGAAGGAATGTTCCATCTTGCGTCACACGCTGTTTTTAAAGCACTTCTATTCCTTGCAGCAGGTTCTGTTCTTATAGGCATTCATCATATTCTTAATGTTCAAAAAATGGGACAGCTTAGAAAATATATGCCTATTACTGCTGTAACATTTTTGATTGGTGCCCTCGCCTTGGCAGGAATTCCTCCGTTTGCAGGGTTTTTCTCTAAGGATCCTATTATTGAAGGTGCCTATGAAATATCCAAACTTGCATGGTTCTTCCTGTGGGCTGGAGCCCTTTTAACAGCATTTTATATATTCAGACTTTATTTTCTGGTTTTTGAAAATGGTGACAGACTTGATCCACATGTTAAGGAGCATGTTCATGAGTCTCCACCTACTATGACGATTCCGCTGATTGTTCTGGCATCTGGAGCTGTAGTTCTTGGTTTCTTTAAAGAGTTCTTTGGAAATTTCTTGAAACCATCTCTTGATCCTGCACAGATGGGCTTTTTGTCTGAGGAAGCTAAAAAAGTTGTTGAGGATGGTTTAAGTAGAGCAGATCATGTTCATATAGCCGATGATGCACTTCACTTCATGGTTCACTCTTTAACATCTCCTATTGGAATACTCGCACTGGTTACAGCAATCCTCGGAATATTTGCAGCATGGGTGATTTATCAGCTTAAGAAGATTGATGCGAGAGAGATCGCTAGAACATTCAAGCCTCTTTACTTACTTTTCTATAATAGATGGTATTTTGATTTCATATACTATGCGGCGTTTGTTTACGGTTATTATAAGTTTTCTAAGATACTGTGGTTTATTGGGGATAAGATCATTATTGACGGTATTGTTGATGGCTCAGCGAAAGTATCCCTTGCTACAGGTAGCGGACTGAGATTATTCCAGTCCGGAAGAATTGGTGCGTATGTCACACAGATGGCTATTGGAATACTGATATTCCTTGGAATATTCTTACTTTTTGTGTAG
- a CDS encoding NADH-quinone oxidoreductase subunit J: MELTVTAFWVFSTLAVLSAVGVVFFRNIIYAVLSLISALIMVSGLFFSMGAELIGALQILIYAVAIVVFYVLVISTVPEFKGKAFEPKYMLISLPVGFLIFLELAFVSLYGAWKSNTGIFTPEVINEVGNPQAVATVLFTKYLFPFEVASLILLVAMIGSIIIGKKDHVIDEEAKG, translated from the coding sequence ATGGAGCTAACTGTAACAGCTTTCTGGGTTTTTTCAACCTTAGCTGTTTTGTCAGCAGTAGGTGTCGTATTTTTTAGAAACATTATTTATGCGGTTTTGTCTCTTATTTCTGCGTTAATAATGGTTTCAGGGCTTTTCTTCTCTATGGGAGCTGAACTTATCGGTGCACTGCAGATACTGATATACGCAGTTGCAATCGTTGTTTTTTACGTTCTGGTAATATCAACAGTTCCAGAATTTAAAGGTAAGGCTTTTGAGCCAAAATATATGCTAATCTCTCTTCCTGTAGGTTTTCTCATATTTCTTGAACTTGCTTTTGTTTCCCTTTATGGTGCATGGAAATCAAACACAGGTATATTCACCCCTGAGGTGATAAATGAGGTTGGAAATCCGCAAGCTGTTGCTACCGTTTTATTTACAAAATATCTATTCCCGTTTGAAGTCGCTTCACTGATACTTTTGGTTGCTATGATTGGATCAATCATAATCGGGAAAAAAGATCATGTTATAGATGAGGAGGCTAAAGGCTGA
- a CDS encoding NADH-quinone oxidoreductase subunit N — MSVLQELVAGIGIPNFKVLIPEIIILITAFIVFAIELLTKARFAITFVTAVGLILASIPTLTMEQGDITFYGLYIVDSFSLTFKFFLILSTFFVVIVLRPYLESKKTYYGEYYYLILFALLGTMIMVSAANLVTFYIGLELAAITIYILAGMFKKDYLSKEGAFKYLILGGSGTAIISYGIALIYGRTGSFDFSTVADSIIHGGLDVGAVAGIALLIIGLGLKASSVPFHFWTPDAYQGAPTPITAFMAVTAKVATFAVILRVMVEAFPFAYEVWNLGWALLAAASMIFGNFVALKQDNVKRMLAYSSIAHSGYILAALAAPTDAAFTALIFYSLVYIFMGLGGFIFLSALERQYGWSNHINDFRGLAKRSPMLALFMLIFMFSMLGIPPTVGFFGKLGIFLALIGSDIWWLAVVLVVMSIVSAGYYLRVVIYMYMHEPVSSARFNLSLGESFTLAFMATFVLILGIYPTVFIEISQLLGRLLLQGVGM; from the coding sequence ATGTCAGTATTACAGGAGCTTGTTGCAGGAATTGGAATACCTAATTTTAAGGTTTTAATACCTGAAATAATAATTCTTATAACCGCTTTTATTGTATTTGCAATAGAGCTTTTAACAAAAGCCCGTTTTGCTATAACGTTTGTGACCGCTGTAGGTCTTATACTGGCTTCTATACCTACTTTAACAATGGAACAGGGTGATATTACATTTTATGGTTTGTATATTGTAGATTCATTCTCTTTAACCTTTAAGTTTTTCCTGATCCTCTCAACATTTTTTGTTGTTATTGTTTTAAGACCGTATCTTGAATCTAAAAAGACTTATTACGGGGAATATTACTACCTTATTCTTTTTGCCCTTCTTGGAACTATGATAATGGTTTCAGCGGCAAACCTTGTTACATTTTATATTGGTTTAGAACTTGCTGCTATTACCATATACATACTGGCAGGTATGTTTAAGAAAGATTATCTTTCTAAAGAGGGTGCTTTTAAATATCTTATTCTTGGTGGAAGTGGAACAGCGATAATAAGTTATGGAATTGCTCTCATTTATGGAAGAACAGGATCTTTTGATTTTTCAACTGTGGCAGACAGCATTATTCATGGCGGTCTTGATGTTGGGGCTGTTGCAGGTATCGCTCTTTTGATAATAGGTCTTGGTCTTAAAGCATCATCTGTTCCTTTTCATTTCTGGACACCTGATGCTTATCAGGGTGCCCCTACGCCTATTACAGCTTTTATGGCTGTCACAGCAAAAGTTGCAACGTTTGCTGTTATTTTGAGGGTAATGGTTGAAGCATTTCCATTTGCATATGAGGTATGGAACCTCGGTTGGGCTCTTCTTGCCGCCGCTTCAATGATATTTGGTAATTTTGTTGCCCTTAAGCAGGATAATGTTAAAAGAATGCTTGCTTATTCTTCAATCGCCCATTCGGGCTATATACTTGCTGCACTTGCTGCTCCCACAGATGCTGCGTTTACTGCACTAATTTTTTACTCACTTGTATACATATTCATGGGACTTGGAGGTTTTATATTTCTGTCTGCACTTGAAAGGCAGTATGGCTGGAGCAACCATATAAATGACTTTAGAGGTCTTGCTAAAAGGTCTCCTATGCTTGCCCTTTTTATGCTTATATTCATGTTCTCAATGCTTGGAATACCGCCAACTGTAGGATTTTTTGGTAAGTTAGGTATTTTCCTTGCTTTGATAGGTTCAGATATCTGGTGGCTTGCCGTTGTTCTGGTAGTTATGAGTATAGTTTCTGCAGGATACTATCTGAGAGTTGTCATTTATATGTATATGCATGAACCTGTAAGCTCAGCAAGATTTAATCTATCACTTGGGGAATCGTTTACCCTTGCATTTATGGCAACATTTGTTCTTATACTCGGTATATATCCAACCGTTTTTATTGAAATTTCACAACTCTTAGGAAGACTTCTCTTACAGGGCGTTGGAATGTAA
- the nuoK gene encoding NADH-quinone oxidoreductase subunit NuoK: protein MVPYEYYVALSGLLMILGLIGIAVRRNIIALLLSTELMLNAVNIAFVAFDMKLADVGGQVFVFFILTIAAAEAAVGLGLIMAIYRLRKDVDTETLTELKN from the coding sequence ATGGTTCCTTATGAGTATTACGTGGCACTGAGCGGACTTCTTATGATTCTTGGTTTGATAGGTATTGCGGTTAGAAGGAATATAATAGCTCTGCTTCTATCAACGGAACTGATGCTCAATGCTGTTAATATAGCTTTTGTTGCCTTTGATATGAAACTGGCAGATGTTGGTGGACAGGTTTTTGTATTCTTTATTCTTACTATTGCAGCTGCAGAGGCAGCTGTTGGTCTTGGTTTGATAATGGCTATTTACAGACTCCGTAAAGATGTTGATACAGAAACACTTACAGAACTAAAGAATTAA